In Quercus lobata isolate SW786 chromosome 12, ValleyOak3.0 Primary Assembly, whole genome shotgun sequence, a genomic segment contains:
- the LOC115972442 gene encoding ATP synthase subunit delta', mitochondrial-like, whose product MMLRQASRLLAGSVRLSRRPFSTATEVPAAATTTNADSGFMESWKKVIPNIDPPKTPSHFMNPRPATPSSIPSKITVNFVLPYASELSAKEVDMVIIPATTGQMGVLPGHVPTIAELKPGILSVHEGNDVTKYFLSSGFAFIHANSVADVIAVEAVPVDHIDPSLVQKGLTDFTQKLSSATTELDKAEAQIGVDIHSALNAALSG is encoded by the exons ATGATGTTGAGGCAAGCTTCACGCCTCTTGGCTGGATCGGTGAGGTTGAGTAGGAGACCCTTCTCCACGGCCACGGAGGTCCCTGCTGCTGCTACCACCACCAACGCGGACTCAGGCTTCATGGAGTCATGGAAGAAAGTGATACCAAACATAGACCCTCCCAAGACTCCTTCACATTTCATGAACCCTCGTCCCGCTACACCCTCTTCCATCCCTTCCAAAATCACTGTCAACTTTGTGCTCCCCTATGCCTCCGAGCTCTCCGCCAAGGAG GTTGACATGGTCATAATACCAGCAACAACTGGGCAAATGGGTGTTTTGCCCGGACATGTACCTACAATTGCAGAGCTGAAGCCTGGGATCCTATCAGTGCATGAAGGAAACGATGTGACAAAGTATTTCCTGAGCAGTGGGTTTGCTTTTATCCATGCTAACTCTGTTGCTGATGTAATTGCCGTAGAGGCTGTGCCAGTTGACCATATTGACCCCAGCTTGGTCCAGAAGGGCCTTACAGACTTCACGCAGAAGCTAAGTTCAGCCACAACTGAATTGGACAAAGCTGAAGCCCAGATTGGTGTTGATATTCACAGTGCGCTCAACGCTGCTCTCTCAGGCTAA